A single Aspergillus puulaauensis MK2 DNA, chromosome 7, nearly complete sequence DNA region contains:
- the atg26 gene encoding UDP-glucose:sterol glycosyltransferase (COG:I;~EggNog:ENOG410PGF0;~InterPro:IPR011993,IPR001849,IPR004276,IPR004182;~PFAM:PF14593,PF02893,PF03033,PF00169;~go_function: GO:0016758 - transferase activity, transferring hexosyl groups [Evidence IEA];~go_process: GO:0005975 - carbohydrate metabolic process [Evidence IEA];~go_process: GO:0030259 - lipid glycosylation [Evidence IEA]), with product MRPFKDDTKRRVERKLSGNKQSISRSMFSSSFPERLKEDHDDSQMDYTAPPGGGKSGDGLQYMHQSLLSVIATVGSRTESGARIDSSSDSEEDTDKKTSQPSGKSSGKQNTASSEMGGTKQVPSAPETRTSSKERGRRHRRSISDHKLFRPFKSGSINQDKEHDKSSISGRLSPLPALPRPRSATPRAAPILSRMVEARALLDTETPEESSQSSSQEEKNDTISQQSAASPLSLRLMEMFHFAAPEKIVVEYSCCLLQSMLLQGYMYVTEGHICFYAYLPKKSTIAIKSGYIYKRGRKNPTYNRYWFLLKKDVLSYYTDSSNLYFPSGQIDLRYGISASLTESKEKGRDSRDFQVTTDHRTYYFRADSSTDAREWVKSLQKVIFRTHNEGESIKVSFPIEKILDIEESPMAEIAETFKLRVVDEESYAIDEYYFTLFDSGHDAFNLLKGLIRSTPTKDSSPSKSPLPDNTAHPKRSRGSQSRWSITSGGKPQGTPSRRRSASTGILSADTGIEKSPRMKQQESSTSFVNSIDQITESSAVLQSMTDTTESASQILNRSDVFHSPTIQTWQRRTSDATKPNRRRSDEMTRSITEHAHDGLSRTREDLYAAYISEQDSKDASKLYSPATLNDLVRAGSYPLQRAAGLAEYLKSYSRDMSTLLATESMSYLEKVSGMWAGGRRHYGDLEGVLPDDRALYPETTEESMRDGNRFRAHFALPPTEKLEAAYFAHLHRALPLYGKIYISQNRVCFRSLLPGTRTKMILPLHDIENVEKEKGFQFGYHGLVVVVRGYEELFFEFNTADARDDCAVTIIRQLEPVKLLVESGLLSQPESDESEAAQTEHRMLEEARLNASTEQTLRSQLSESSELPSIFDDPRASIVDFKPPEPLSITCLTIGSRGDVQPYIALCKGLLAEGHKPRIATHAEFGPWVRKHGIDFAPVDGDPAELMRLCVENGMFTYSFLKEASAKFRGWIDDLLLSAWTACQGSDLLIESPSAMAGIHVAEALRIPYFRGFTMPWSRTRAYPHAFAVPEHRMGGAYNYITYVMFENVFWKAISGQVNRWRMSELGLKATNLDKMQPNKVPFLYNFSPSVVPLPLDFPDWVRITGYWFLSESSDWTPPKELAEFIQRAREDGKKIVYIGFGSIVVSDPSALTRTVVESVLKADVRCILSKGWSSRLGDPASTKSEIPLPPEIHQIQSAPHDWLFSQIDAAAHHGGAGTTGASLRAGVPTIAKPFFGDQFFFGNRIEDLGVGICMKKLNVSIFSRALWTATHDERMIVRARKLGERIRSEDGVATAIQAIYRDLEYATTLTRQRSSISSTPFSPTPTTGMADENADDDIGDIEEWTLVSDEEDLDFTKRVRDRADDHPERLFLGD from the exons ATGCGACCATTCAAAGACGATACGAAGCGGCGAGTGGAGCGGAAACTCAGCGGAAACAAGCAGTCCATATCGAGGAGCATGTTTTCAAGCTCCTTCCCGGAACGCCTAAAAGAAGACCATGATGATTCTCAGATGGATTATACAGCTCCACCGGGTGGCGGCAAGTCTGGAGACGGATTGCAGTACATGCACCAATCTTTATTGTCTGTGATTGCTACAGTAGGTAGCCGCACCGAGTCCGGTGCGCGCATCGACAGCTCTAGCGATAGCGAGGAAGATACCGACAAAAAAACCTCCCAGCCGTCTGGGAAATCTTCAGGCAAACAAAATACAGCGTCGTCGGAAATGGGTGGAACTAAACAAGTACCTTCGGCTCCAGAAACGAGGACTAGCTCGAAGGAACGCGGCCGCCGCCACCGGAGGTCAATATCAGACCATAAGCTCTTTCGGCCTTTCAAATCGGGGTCCATCAATCAGGATAAGGAACATGATAAATCATCAATAAGCGGCAGGCTATCCCCGCTCCCGGCTCTCCCTCGACCACGCAGCGCGACGCCTCGAGCCGCTCCTATCTTGAGCCGCATGGTCGAGGCGCGAGCACTTTTAGATACGGAGACCCCGGAAGAGAGCTCACAGTCCTCTTcacaagaagagaagaacgaTACCATTTCTCAACAATCCGCGGCGTCTCCACTTTCTCTGCGATTGATGGAGATGTTTCATTTCGCTGCGCCCGAAAAGATAGTCGTGGAATACTCTTGCTGCTTACTACAAAGCATGCTTTTGCAGGGTTACATGTATGTGACCGAAGGGCATATATGCTTCTACGCCTATCTCCCTAAAAAGTCCACGATCGCCATCAAGTCCGGCTATATCTATAAGCGTGGCCGAAAGAACCCTACGTACAATCGCTACTGGTTTTTATTGAAGAAAGACGTTCTTTCTTACTATACCGACTCATCCAATCTTTACTTTCCCAGCGGCCAGATCGACTTGCGATATGGGATCTCTGCGTCTCTCACCGAGTccaaagagaaaggaagagacTCGAGAGACTTCCAGGTCACAACTGACCATCGAACATACTACTTCAGAGCAGACAGTTCGACGGATGCGAGGGAATGGGTTAAATCGTTGCAGAAAGTCATTTTCAGGACGCACAATGAGGGCGAAAGCATCAAAGTCTCGTTTCCGATTGAGAAGATTTTGGATATAGAAGAGAGCCCCATGGCTGAAATCGCCGAGACGTTCAAATTACGtgtcgttgatgaggagTCGTATGCTATTGATGAG TATTACTTTACCTTATTCGATTCAGGTCACGACGCGTTCAATCTCCTAAAAGGCCTGATTCGGAGCACCCCGACGAAGGATTCTTCGCCCAGCAAATCACCTTTACCAGACAACACAGCTCACCCTAAGAGGTCCCGTGGGTCACAAAGCAGGTGGTCTATCACCAGTGGAGGTAAACCCCAAGGGACGCCGTCACGACGGCGCAGTGCGAGCACCGGCATTCTGAGTGCCGATACGGGCATTGAAAAGTCACCACGGATGAAGCAGCAGGAGTCATCAACTTCGTTTGTTAACTCCATAGACCAGATCACTGAATCATCAGCAGTATTGCAGTCAATGACGGACACAACGGAGTCAGCGAGTCAGATACTGAACCGGAGCGACGTATTCCATTCTCCCACGATACAAACGTGGCAACGACGGACCTCCGATGCGACAAAGCCTAACCGTCGCCGTTCAGACGAAATGACCAGATCAATAACAGAGCACGCGCATGATGGGCTGTCTCGGACACGAGAAGACCTTTATGCTGCTTATATTTCTGAGCAAGACTCGAAGGATGCTTCTAAGCTCTACTCTCCGGCCACGTTGAACGACCTTGTTAGGGCCGGGTCGTACCCTCTTCAACGCGCTGCCGGGCTCGCAGAATATTTGAAGAGTTATTCTAGGGATATGAGTACGTTATTAGCAACCGAGTCCATGAGCTATCTGGAAAAGGTCTCCGGAATGTGGGCTGGTGGTCGAAGGCATTATGGAGACCTTGAGGGCGTCCTACCAGACGACCGCGCATTATATCCTGAAACTACAGAAGAAAGTATGAGAGACGGAAACCGCTTCCGAGCTCATTTTGCGCTGCCGCCGACAGAGAAACTTGAGGCGGCCTATTTCGCCCATCTGCACCGTGCACTTCCCCTCTATGGGAAGATTTACATCAGCCAGAATAGGGTTTGCTTTCGCAGCCTTTTGCCGGGCACGCGAACAAAAATGATACTTCCCCTTCATGATATCGAAAatgtggagaaggagaagggcttTCAATTTGGGTATCACGGgcttgttgttgtcgttAGAGGTTACGAAGAACTATTCTTTGAATTCAACACCGCAGATGCACGTGATGACTGTGCCGTAACGATAATCCGGCAGCTCGAGCCTGTTAAGCTTCTGGTCGAGTCAGGCTTGTTATCACAGCCGGAGAGCGATGAGTCCGAGGCGGCACAAACGGAACACCGAATGCTGGAAGAAGCCCGCTTGAATGCTTCGACAGAGCAAACACTTCGTTCGCAACTCAGCGAATCTTCTGAGCTTCCTTCTATCTTTGACGACCCTCGCGCTTCCATTGTTGATTTCAAGCCACCCGAGCCTTTGTCAATTACATGCCTAACTATTGGCTCACGGGGTGATGTGCAGCCTTATATTGCTCTATGCAAAGGTTTGCTTGCGGAGGGGCATAAACCCAGGATCGCAACTCATGCGGAATTCGGGCCGTGGGTCCGGAAACATGGCATTGATTTCGCTCCTGTTGACGGCGATCCGGCTGAGCTTATGCGGCTGTGCGTGGAGAACGGAATGTTTACTTACTCCTTTCTGAAAGAGGCCAGCGCGAAGTTTCGAGGTTGGATCGATGACCTTCTGTTGTCTGCATGGACGGCCTGCCAGGGTAGCGATCTTCTCATCGAATCTCCAAGTGCCATGGCGGGAATCCATGTTGCCGAGGCTCTTAGGATTCCATATTTCCGTGGTTTCACCATGCCGTGGTCAAGAACACGAGCATACCCTCATGCATTCGCGGTACCTGAACATAGGATGGGCGGTGCGTATAACTATATCACGTATGTGATGTTCGAGAACGTCTTCTGGAAGGCCATTTCTGGGCAAGTGAACCGTTGGAGAATGAGCGAGCTAGGACTCAAGGCCACGAACCTGGACAAGATGCAGCCCAACAAGGTTCCGTTCCTTTACAATTTCTCTCCTTCAGTTGTGCCTCTACCCCTAGACTTCCCAGACTGGGTTCGGATCACGGGTTATTGGTTCCTCAGCGAGAGCTCTGACTGGACTCCTCCAAAGGAGCTCGCAGAGTTTATCCAGCGCGCTCGAGAGGACGGGAAGAAGATCGTCTATATAGGATTCGGATCTATCGTTGTGTCGGACCCGTCTGCGCTGACACGAACAGTCGTCGAGTCGGTGCTGAAAGCAGACGTCCGCTGCATCCTTTCTAAAGGATGGTCATCTCGTCTAGGCGATCCAGCTAGCACGAAGTCAGAAATCCCGCTGCCGCCTGAGATTCACCAGATTCAATCCGCTCCTCATGACTGGCTATTCTCGCAAATCGATGCCGCAGCACACCACGGTGGTGCCGGAACGACCGGGGCAAGTCTTCGTGCCGGCGTACCAACCATTGCCAAGCCCTTCTTTGGTGACCAATTCTTCTTTGGTAACCGGATCGAAGATTTGGGGGTTGGTATATGCATGAAGAAGCTAAACGTCAGCATTTTCTCTCGCGCGCTATGGACAGCTACCCATGATGAGCGTATGATTGTGAGGGCAAGGAAGCTCGGGGAGAGGATACGAAGT GAGGATGGCGTGGCCACTGCTATTCAAGCGATATACCGCGATCTCGAATACGCAACAACGCTAACTCGACAGCGGTCCAGTATTTCATCTACGCCGTTCTCACCCACGCCAACAACAGGGATGGCAGATGAGAACGCGGATGACGATATCGGCGACATTGAAGAATGGACCCTTGTTAgtgacgaagaagatctaGATTTTACGAAGCGAGTGCGAGACAGAGCGGACGATCACCCTGAACGACTTTTCCTGGGTGATTGA
- the PRF1 gene encoding tubulin-binding prefolding complex subunit PAC10 (BUSCO:EOG09264UVA;~COG:O;~EggNog:ENOG410PMX5;~InterPro:IPR004127,IPR016655,IPR009053;~PFAM:PF02996;~go_component: GO:0016272 - prefoldin complex [Evidence IEA];~go_process: GO:0006457 - protein folding [Evidence IEA]) — translation MADKKPTQTQTNPRGIPFAPFVDNVADYVSSRAEVESTMRSFQEMISKYQFMEVNTQRRAAGLREKIPDIKKTLEMVRFLKTRRDNGGAPLETNFELNDTLYARATVDTADTEEVYLWLGANVMLAYPIGEAQTMLEEKLSAAQLSSANCDEDLEFLREQITTLEVATARVYNWDVVERRKEKAAGKEEEK, via the exons atggcAGACAAAAAGCCCACACA AACACAAACAAACCCGCGGGGTATCCCCTTCGCCCCCTTCGTCGACAATGTCGCCGACTACGTCTCCTCGCGCGCCGAAGTCGAATCAACCATGCGCTCCTTCCAAGAAATGATCTCCAAGTACCAATTCATGGAAGTCAACACGCAGCGGCGCGCCGCGGGGCTACGTGAGAAGATCCCCGATATCAAGAAAACGCTAGAGATGGTGCGCTTCCTCAAGACCCGACGCGATAATGGCGGCGCGCCGCTCGAGACGAACTTTGAGTTAAACGATACCCTGTATGCGCGGGCGACTGTGGATACGGCTGATACTGAGGAGGTGTACCTCTGGCTCGGGGCGAATGTCATGCTGGCTTATCCCATTGGCGAGGCGCAGACGAtgttggaggagaagttgagtGCGGCGCAGTTGAGTTCGGCAAATTGTGATGAGGATTTGGAGTTTTTGAGGGAGCAGATTACG ACGCTGGAGGTTGCTACGGCCCGTGTGTATAACTGGGATGTGGTGGAGAgacgaaaagaaaaggctgctgggaaggaagaggaaaaatAA
- a CDS encoding uncharacterized protein (COG:S;~EggNog:ENOG410Q23M), which yields MLIPRRETLAEFTYGLKLRWNEFMMVLYPSRATSSRIRLFQKDMDERIAILQRIHGLKHSVEVYQDNLFPDDTCSLPQTAKQMDMDGHSATPQRVHDANKNAEAYGFDLLPELDCTPPQDQPPEKVDTLPDYTADEYTEAHRQQDIWEAREEYQQIRRRLVKTWSEMPKNAVSRYFGLRENHRDINGLTDLWYEGRADCSQGGGCCGRNCGCCEKPLDQYYLPNGYGATRDRELIRIVGHCTAECTCCVMTHGVYNPDERLPDPRFVC from the coding sequence ATGCTGATCCCCCGCCGAGAGACTCTCGCGGAGTTCACCTACGGGTTAAAACTAAGATGGAATGAATTTATGATGGTGCTTTACCCTTCTCGGGCCACTTCGAGTCGCATCAGGTTGTTTcagaaggacatggacgaACGCATTGCAATACTGCAAAGGATCCATGGCCTGAAACACAGCGTCGAGGTCTACCAGGATAATTTGTTTCCAGACGATACATGTTCTCTACCCCAGACCGCAAAGcagatggatatggatggacACAGTGCAACGCCGCAAAGGGTCCATGATGCAAACAAAAACGCCGAGGCTTACGGGTTCGACCTGCTTCCAGAGCTTGATTGTACTCCACCCCAGGACCAGCCCCCAGAGAAGGTGGATACGCTGCCAGATTACACGGCCGATGAATATACTGAAGCACACCGACAGCAAGATATTTGGGAGGCACGCGAGGAATATCAACAAATACGCCGCAGGTTGGTTAAAACATGGTCTGAAATGCCCAAAAATGCTGTCTCAAGATACTTTGGGCTACGCGAAAACCATAGGGACATAAACGGGCTTACTGATTTATGGTACGAAGGGAGAGCTGATTGCAGTCAAGGTGGCGGTTGCTGTGGGCGTAACTGCGGATGCTGCGAGAAACCCCTCGACCAGTACTATCTGCCAAATGGGTACGGGGCCACAAGGGACAGGGAGCTGATTCGAATAGTTGGCCACTGCACAGCTGAATGTACTTGCTGTGTCATGACACACGGTGTCTACAATCCAGACGAACGCCTTCCCGACCCAAGATTTGTTTGTTAA
- a CDS encoding DNA-directed RNA polymerase I subunit RPA34 (COG:S;~EggNog:ENOG410PSVB;~InterPro:IPR013240;~PFAM:PF08208;~go_process: GO:0006360 - transcription by RNA polymerase I [Evidence IEA]), giving the protein MAPKTEKKPKLAREETSESESSSSAESNRKAEDSSSSTSDEEQSDSSSDSEPSKKESKSQSGQKLSKSRSFRAPQQYKPPQGFKSAKSQSSSKTSSTLSSLSGKQVFHITAPASLPLSKIKEVSLGGALKGEPILKHNGVQFGILEESVSQASSNPQTLFIYDPKAQTYQSTLTNVPTYHIQEMIDIPGGAEFEETSIKAAKALEKPPRKQPKHLKMRFRPVGSGDGPPETLGSSSEESEGEEPAFKVPKGTEKEKERKRKHQQTEGDASQVAGLPRKKSKKHSLDNVEAAEEKSKKSKDRDGKKRKKEKA; this is encoded by the exons ATGGCGCCAAAGACAGAAAAGAAGCCCAAGCTGGCTCGCGAAGAAACCTCAGAAAGCGAATCGAGCTCATCCGCCGAGTCAAATCGCAAAGCCGAAGACTCTTCCAGCTCAACCTCCGATGAGGAACAGTCAGATAGCTCGAGCGACAGCGAGCCTTCAAAGAAAGAGTCCAAGAGCCAGTCAGGTCAAAA GCTTTCAAAATCACGGTCTTTCCGCGCTCCCCAGCAATACAAGCCCCCGCAAGGTTTCAAATCCGCCAAAAGCCAGTCCTCCTCTAAAACATCCTCTACTCTATCCTCTCTAAGTGGAAAGCAAGTCTTCCACATCACAGCGCCTGCTTCTCTCCCCCTCTCAAAGATCAAGGAGGTCTCGTTAGGTGGAGCTTTGAAGGGCGAACCGATTCTGAAGCACAATGGTGTGCAATTCGGGATCCTGGAGGAAAGTGTCAGCCAAGCCAGCAGCAATCCGCAGACACTATTCATCTACGACCCCAAGGCGCAAACCTATCAGAGTACATTGACGAACGTCCCGACCTACCATATCCAAGAAATGATTGATATCCCCGGCGGCGCGGAATTCGAAGAAACTAGCATTAAAGCTGCCAAGGCACTGGAGAAGCCACCAAGGAAACAGCCCAAGCATCTGAAGATGCGCTTCAGACCTGTGGGAAGCGGTGATGGCCCACCGGAGACACTTGGGTCGAGCTCTGAAGAGTCAGAGGGCGAGGAACCGGCATTCAAAGTACCCAAGGGgactgagaaggagaaggagaggaaacGGAAACACCAGCAGACAGAGGGTGATGCGAGCCAGGTTGCTGGGCTACCCCGGAAGAAGTCCAAGAAACACTCCTTAGACAATGTTGAAGCTGCGGAGGAGAAGtccaagaagagcaaggaccgggatgggaagaagcgaaagaaagagaaagctTGA
- a CDS encoding uncharacterized protein (COG:S;~EggNog:ENOG410Q23M) codes for MCLGIIRNLFPGHETFEDLAYQFAVDWNRLQYNYLPRSYYKKACDFAWWYMDNREKRNAILQRMRQLKQNSDVYQYNLLQNQTSTKRQFRSPDQMSMDMVPEYDPDAYTEEDRRRELQVLNAEFRRIQLKLFDKWHDAPDDAAARLFKLRFGHKDREGRSDIWYNERRSCSVGGGCCGRACGCCEKPLHEYYVDTGRMAVAARSTEGKELVRVYGHCTAECACCVITHGVYNPRQDLPKPKFAR; via the coding sequence ATGTGCCTCGGTATCATAAGAAATCTGTTCCCTGGCCACGAGACTTTCGAGGACCTTGCCTATCAGTTCGCGGTAGATTGGAACCGCCTCCAATATAACTACCTACCCCGTTCATATTACAAAAAAGCGTGTGACTTCGCTTGGTGGTATATGGACAATCGCGAGAAGCGCAACGCAATACTGCAAAGGATGCGTCAACTGAAACAGAACAGCGATGTTTACCAGTACAACTTACTGCAGAACCAAACTTCAACCAAACGCCAGTTCCGGTCTCCAGATCAGATGAGCATGGACATGGTCCCGGAATACGATCCGGATGCCTATACTGAAGAAGACCGAAGGCGAGAACTCCAAGTACTAAACGCTGAATTCCGCCGAATCCAGCTCAAGTTATTCGACAAATGGCATGACGCCCCTGATGACGCCGCGGCAAGGCTCTTCAAGCTACGGTTTGGTCATAAAGATAGGGAGGGCCGTTCTGATATATGGTATAACGAGCGTCGGTCCTGTAGTGTGGGCGGAGGGTGCTGTGGACGCGCCTGCGGGTGTTGTGAGAAACCTCTGCACGAGTACTACGTGGATACTGGGCGAATGGCTGTCGCCGCTCGCAGTACTGAGGGGAAGGAACTTGTTCGAGTATATGGCCACTGCACTGCCGAGTGTGCCTGCTGCGTGATAACACATGGCGTGTACAATCCGCGTCAAGACCTTCCAAAACCGAAATTTGCCCGGTAG
- the grc3 gene encoding putative RNA processing protein Grc3 (BUSCO:EOG09261DRB;~COG:S;~EggNog:ENOG410PKBG;~InterPro:IPR032319;~PFAM:PF16575), which yields MMKRKAEKQQAAAPLSAVAARKARMQQTQTTVTTDTTTTHTEPVAEPPSKRPRRSLEEAQSQSTSEGQRTTRATKRGAVKAEKVQQRVENGAKETRSKKTTVEVEDRGNQTSSEEEEEEEEDVEENAAGVMAVPEGTEDGYESPADTPSLTMEFPLSKMRLNKSNIVYSDEHTLCVRIREKMSIVMIGHYDLWVKRGVVSLMGAKLHPSPRVYRVYAPSTHSLPVIKCVTGVDGAAEVEFKSFHSGLTRLRDLSPLYQRVWNSGNSPADKLSLKTVGQDVRRTFSVLHTSADDSLNRHLRPLHLEKQWSAAIKVLSQRSGRLQVLICGPKASGKSTFGRYLLNHLLSPAPQTETNYHNTDGVAFLDLDPGQPEFSPMGQVYLAHLRSPVFGPPFTHPSLDNERDGSIVRAHHIGASSPKEDPDHYVLAITNLIEQYHALLATYPQCPLIVNYPGWIFGLGLEVATYLIKTLGLSDVVYMSEKGPMEVVEPLSQAANVSKIPLTILPSQPTEFVSRSSAQLRSMQMQSYFHMSQPKGVNHPMWLERPVFKNRPFRILYSGPNRGIHGIMTLGSQISSDLLCESLEGAIVGVVAVESPNALPTQPDTSSIAEKQPNDDNDDDNEEEEEESTSDIDMDADTNVDNTTSSTSSSITSALARLTAPTKESLPYLTTGPGSDTPLHPTSSHSLGLALVRSINTTTQTLDLLTPIPPSRLAQSLEQGHALVLVRGALDNPNWAVSEEYYAARAEERRFRRGLRSQNSNNQNEDGGEGAGDDELDEKEKKRMHTLLKERIRRAKDVPFMTVVEDHGRRRQDEARAQRALWKLRKKAGPESESEVGY from the exons ATGATGAAGAGAAAGGCTGAGAAGCAGCAGGCGGCAG ctCCGCTCAGCGCAGTCGCCGCGCGCAAGGCCCGAATGCAACAGACGCAGACGACCGTCACAACTGATACTACGACTACGCATACGGAACCCGTCGCGGAACCGCCGTCTAAAAGACCGCGACGCTCACTGGAAGAGGCCCAGTCGCAATCGACGTCGGAGGGACAACGGACAACACGAGCCACGAAGCGGGGGGCAGTGAAGGCTGAAAAAGTGCAGCAAAGGGTTGAAAACGGAGCAAAGGAGACTCGCTCAAAGAAAACAACCGTTGAGGTTGAAGACCGCGGAAACCAGACCTCtagcgaagaggaggaagaggaggaggaagatgtggAGGAGAATGCGGCTGGTGTGATGGCTGTTCCTGAGGGGACCGAGGATGG TTATGAATCTCCCGCCGATACACCGTCACTCACGATGGAGTTTCCGCTTTCAAAGATGCGGTTGAACAAGAGCAATATCGTCTACAGCGATGAGCATACCCTCTGCGTTCGCATCCGCGAGAAGATG AGCATTGTGATGATCGGGCATTATGATCTCTGGGTAAAACGGGGAGTTGTGAGCTTGATGGGTGCCAAGTTACACCCCTCGCCCCGAGTTTACCGGGTCTACGCTCCCTCGACACATTCGCTTCCTGTGATCAAATGTGTCACTGGTGTCGATGGtgcggcggaggtcgaaTTCAAGTCATTCCATAGCGGTCTCACTCGTCTGAGAGACCTGTCGCCTTTGTATCAGCGGGTGTGGAATAGCGGAAACTCTCCAGCAGACAAGCTCAGCCTGAAAACGGTTGGGCAGGACGTGCGGAGGACGTTCTCTGTG CTCCATACGTCTGCGGACGACTCACTGAACCGACATCTCCGGCCGCTACATTTGGAAAAACAATGGAGTGCCGCCATCAAAGTCCTGTCCCAACGATCTGGCCGACTCCAGGTACTGATTTGCGGTCCCAAGGCGTCAGGAAAATCTACATTTGGTCGTTACCTGCTTAACCACCTGCTCAGCCCGGCACCGCAGACAGAGACCAACTACCACAACACCGACGGTGTCGCTTTCCTCGACCTGGACCCAGGCCAGCCGGAATTCTCACCTATGGGACAGGTGTATCTCGCTCATCTTCGCTCCCCTGTCTTCGGTCCGCCATTCACCCATCCGTCCCTGGATAACGAGCGCGACGGGTCAATCGTCCGAGCCCACCATATCGGCGCATCATCGCCCAAGGAAGACCCCGACCACTACGTGTTAGCCATCACAAACCTGATTGAGCAGTACCACGCTCTACTAGCGACATACCCTCAATGCCCTCTCATCGTCAACTACCCCGGCTGGATCTTCGGCCTAGGCCTAGAAGTCGCCACATACCTAATCAAAACCCTCGGACTCTCCGACGTCGTGTACATGAGCGAAAAGGGTCCAATGGAGGTCGTAGAACCTCTCAGCCAGGCAGCAAACGTGTCCAAAATTCCGTTGACCATCCTACCCTCTCAACCCACGGAATTCGTGAGCCGGTCCAGCGCTCAGCTCCGCTCAATGCAGATGCAGTCCTACTTCCACATGTCCCAGCCAAAGGGCGTCAATCACCCCATGTGGCTCGAGAGACCGGTCTTCAAGAACCGCCCGTTCCGCATTCTATACTCGGGTCCTAACCGCGGTATCCACGGTATCATGACCCTAGGCTCGCAAATCAGCTCAGATCTTCTATGCGAGAGCCTCGAGGGCGCAATCGTTGGCGTCGTCGCGGTCGAATCCCCAAACGCCCTCCCGACCCAACCAGACACATCAAGCATCGCTGAAAAGCAACccaacgacgacaatgatgatgacaacgaagaagaagaagaagaatccaCCTCCGACATCGACATGGACGCCGACACAAACGTAGACaacaccacctcctccacatcatcatcaatcaCATCCGCCCTCGCCCGCCTAACAGCCCCAACAAAAGAATCCCTCCCCTACCTAACCACCGGCCCGGGAAGCGACACACCCCTACacccaacctcctcccacaGCCTCGGTCTGGCACTTGTCCGCTCCATAAACACCACAACCCAAACCCTGGACCTCCTCACCCCGATCCCGCCATCCAGGCTCGCCCAGTCCCTTGAGCAGGGCCACGCGCTCGTCCTCGTCCGCGGCGCCCTCGATAACCCCAATTGGGCGGTTAGCGAGGAGTACTATGCAGCTAGGGCTGAGGAGAGGAGATTCCGGCGGGGTCTGCGAAGTCAGAATAGCAACAATCAGAAtgaggatggtggtgagggtgcAGGTGATGATGAGTtagatgagaaggagaagaaaaggatgCACACACTGTTGAAAGAGCGGATCCGGAGGGCAAAAGATGTGCCGTTTATGACTGTTGTTGAGGACCATGGGAGGCGGAGGCAGGATGAGGCGCGGGCGCAGAGGGCGCTGTGGAagttgaggaagaaggctgggcctgagagtgagagtgaaGTTGGGTATTGA